A genomic window from Helicobacter sp. MIT 21-1697 includes:
- the pseB gene encoding UDP-N-acetylglucosamine 4,6-dehydratase (inverting) → MIDSKSILITGGTGSFGKKFVEIVLKYHNPKKIIVYSRDELKQYEMAQVFNDKRMRYFIGDVRDKNRLESALDGVDICIHAAALKHVPIAEYNPMECIKTNIDGASNVISACLNNNVGHIIALSTDKAANPINLYGATKLCSDKLFITANNIKGNRDCKFSVVRYGNVVGSRGSVIPFFQKLIQQGAKELPITDERMSRFFITLESGVEFVLTNLERMHGGEIFIPKIPSVKITQLAHALAPYLPHKIIGIRPGEKLHEVMVPRDDSHLCVEFEHFFILMPTINFQTPVDYYKTLKGESGVPVQSGFEYSSESNSWWLEKDEILKIIQK, encoded by the coding sequence TTGATAGATTCTAAGAGTATTTTGATTACAGGTGGCACCGGGAGTTTTGGTAAAAAATTTGTTGAGATTGTTTTAAAATATCATAATCCAAAGAAAATTATTGTGTATAGTCGCGATGAATTAAAGCAATATGAAATGGCGCAGGTTTTTAATGATAAGCGAATGCGCTATTTTATTGGCGATGTGCGTGATAAAAATCGGCTAGAGAGTGCGCTTGATGGGGTGGATATTTGTATCCACGCGGCTGCACTTAAACACGTGCCTATTGCTGAATACAATCCTATGGAATGTATCAAAACAAATATTGATGGTGCGAGCAATGTCATTAGCGCGTGTTTAAACAATAATGTTGGGCATATTATTGCTCTTAGCACAGATAAAGCTGCAAACCCTATCAATCTCTATGGGGCGACAAAGCTCTGCTCTGATAAACTTTTTATCACCGCGAATAATATTAAAGGCAATAGGGATTGTAAATTCAGTGTAGTGCGCTATGGGAATGTTGTGGGTTCGCGTGGTTCGGTTATTCCATTTTTTCAAAAGCTTATTCAACAAGGAGCAAAGGAGTTGCCTATTACTGATGAGCGTATGAGTAGATTTTTTATTACTCTAGAATCTGGCGTAGAATTTGTGCTTACAAACCTTGAGCGTATGCACGGAGGTGAGATATTTATACCAAAGATTCCAAGTGTGAAAATTACACAGCTTGCACACGCACTTGCTCCTTACTTACCCCATAAAATTATTGGCATACGTCCGGGCGAAAAACTCCACGAAGTAATGGTGCCACGCGATGATTCACATTTGTGCGTGGAATTTGAACACTTTTTTATCCTTATGCCTACTATTAATTTTCAAACACCTGTTGATTATTACAAAACACTTAAGGGAGAGAGTGGAGTGCCTGTGCAATCGGGCT
- the mrdA gene encoding penicillin-binding protein 2: MINLRYRLLIFFFIAVWFIILIRLFVVNVINHEYYEKFAEKNITKTEVLVPMRGLIFDRNTEPLAINEIGFSISLMPKIRNNHIIESEIERIISFLPSLDKEVLFNLYKKNNHAYNHSPIEIVNFVPYAQMLSIYAYLKRSPYVVIAANSKRLYPNESAASHVIGYVSKANDKDIQNNPLSQYSKVIGKEGIEKFYNSYLQGEAGYRKSHINSLHKEIKLLKEDSVFKRNDLYLSLDLKLQESIDSEFTERSGAVIVMNVHNGEILAAGSYPEYNINWFVDGISYKNWQELIENVHKPLINKLVYGRYPPGSVIKMGMVLAFLQYAGITESTLIQTPPFIEFGGRKFRDWKASGHGSADALKAIRESVDVYFYLLSQRAGIDNMASVLRQMGIGELTGVDIPNEVSGILPTPEWKLQRYGEQWYKGDTITTSIGQGYFLATPMQIARYTALIASGKLVTPHFAKEFNERRVEFEAKDILSDFQKSKLDILRKGMYQVCSMPGGTAYYRTQGTRVSLACKTGTAQVVGIPQDIQRRTREVDMEYFHRSHAWITAFLPYENPQYAVTILIEHGGHGGSGGPVLVKIANKLKELGYIQ; this comes from the coding sequence ATGATTAATTTGCGTTATCGGTTGCTTATTTTCTTTTTTATCGCAGTGTGGTTTATTATTCTCATACGTCTTTTTGTGGTAAATGTTATTAATCACGAGTATTATGAAAAGTTTGCCGAGAAAAATATTACAAAAACTGAAGTGCTCGTGCCAATGCGTGGGTTAATTTTTGATAGAAATACTGAACCTTTAGCAATCAATGAAATAGGGTTTTCTATCTCACTTATGCCCAAAATACGCAATAATCATATTATAGAATCCGAAATTGAACGCATTATTTCATTTTTACCCTCACTTGATAAAGAAGTGCTGTTCAATCTCTACAAAAAAAATAATCACGCCTATAATCATTCGCCCATAGAAATTGTAAATTTTGTCCCTTACGCACAAATGTTGAGCATTTATGCGTATTTAAAACGTTCCCCTTATGTTGTTATTGCTGCTAATAGTAAGCGCTTATATCCAAATGAAAGTGCGGCTTCGCACGTTATCGGCTATGTGTCAAAGGCAAATGATAAAGACATACAAAATAATCCCCTCTCTCAATACAGCAAAGTTATTGGCAAAGAAGGCATTGAGAAGTTTTATAATTCATATTTGCAAGGTGAGGCAGGATATAGAAAATCTCATATTAATTCTCTCCACAAAGAAATCAAGCTTTTAAAAGAAGATAGTGTGTTTAAACGCAATGATTTATATTTATCACTTGATTTAAAACTCCAAGAGAGCATTGATTCAGAATTTACAGAGCGCTCTGGAGCTGTGATTGTGATGAATGTGCATAATGGCGAGATACTTGCAGCAGGAAGTTATCCTGAATATAACATTAATTGGTTTGTTGATGGCATTAGTTATAAAAATTGGCAGGAGCTTATTGAGAATGTCCATAAACCGCTTATTAATAAGCTTGTATATGGGCGTTATCCGCCCGGCTCTGTTATCAAAATGGGTATGGTTTTGGCATTTTTGCAATATGCTGGCATTACTGAAAGCACCTTAATACAAACACCGCCTTTTATAGAATTTGGTGGGAGAAAGTTCCGCGATTGGAAAGCATCAGGGCACGGCAGTGCTGATGCACTCAAGGCAATTAGAGAATCTGTAGATGTGTATTTTTATTTGCTTTCACAAAGAGCAGGGATTGATAATATGGCGAGTGTGTTGCGCCAAATGGGTATAGGTGAGCTTACAGGCGTGGATATTCCTAATGAAGTAAGTGGCATACTTCCTACGCCTGAATGGAAACTCCAACGTTATGGTGAGCAATGGTATAAGGGTGATACGATTACAACTTCCATTGGACAGGGGTATTTTCTTGCTACACCTATGCAAATTGCTCGTTATACTGCACTTATTGCATCAGGTAAATTGGTAACACCACATTTTGCAAAGGAATTTAATGAGCGGAGAGTAGAATTTGAAGCCAAAGATATTTTAAGTGATTTTCAAAAATCTAAACTTGATATTTTGCGTAAAGGTATGTATCAAGTATGCTCTATGCCCGGTGGGACAGCATATTATCGCACACAAGGCACAAGAGTAAGCCTTGCGTGTAAGACAGGAACAGCGCAAGTGGTAGGTATTCCTCAAGATATACAAAGACGAACGAGAGAGGTAGATATGGAGTATTTTCATCGCTCTCACGCTTGGATTACTGCATTTTTGCCTTATGAGAATCCTCAATATGCAGTTACAATTCTCATAGAACACGGCGGACACGGAGGAAGTGGCGGACCTGTGCTTGTGAAGATTGCAAATAAGCTTAAAGAGCTGGGCTATATTCAATGA